Proteins from a genomic interval of Clostridium scatologenes:
- a CDS encoding cell wall hydrolase — MAYSDRELLARLIKCEAGGEGENGMKAVATSIMNRVRVPYGEYHRIGQGDLRKIIYQKGQYDCMRSVLGGVANPQTIWANPPEQIHYDIADWALAGNRLFPIGYSLWYFNPFAPCPYTFPYNGSGSFQIKVVKHCFYNPTELYAKT, encoded by the coding sequence ATGGCTTATTCAGATAGAGAATTGTTAGCAAGATTAATTAAATGTGAAGCTGGTGGCGAAGGCGAAAATGGCATGAAAGCTGTTGCTACTTCTATTATGAATAGAGTAAGAGTTCCATATGGTGAGTATCATAGAATCGGTCAAGGAGATCTTAGAAAAATAATTTATCAAAAGGGTCAATATGATTGTATGCGTTCAGTTTTAGGTGGTGTTGCAAATCCTCAGACAATTTGGGCAAATCCACCAGAACAAATACATTATGATATTGCAGATTGGGCCTTAGCAGGAAATAGATTATTTCCAATAGGTTATTCGTTATGGTACTTCAATCCATTTGCTCCTTGTCCATATACTTTCCCATATAACGGAAGTGGTAGTTTCCAAATAAAAGTAGTAAAACACTGTTTCTATAATCCAACTGAACTCTATGCTAAGACCTAA
- a CDS encoding methyl-accepting chemotaxis protein, whose product MNFFRNLKIAQKISFLAISFLVFLLIMGVASVKQLSLVNIGIKELSESRMAPIVKLENMKSNVEYIRTKSSSLMDASDENTKNAIKSDVANKVASIDKSLSEYKSDADYKTLLDNYDKFIAAKDEFIKTAGQQGAISGANGSSGPNDAANFDKAKTALTASFDEIINNHVKSANNTYDQSKKIFGLTLMILISILVICMVITLILSVIIIRETVNPIKKVTKKLKEISESNGDLTQRIGYNSKDEMGDLSRSFDMFMDKLHSIIKEVSVSAETVTSLSENLSDATTATTQSLDSIAGTVSEISSSTSDGAAVSEETSASLAEVAKFSESTSVATKNTSINSKKAKEIAEEGAGKISEVVSSITDIASSSKEVSMIISDLDISSKRIGEIIEIITGISAQTNMLALNAAIEAARAGEAGKGFSVVADEIRKLADESNNAAAQISELVKENQLKSASAVNSFEHVEVKVSHGVTKASEVGESMQSIIYNIQDIVNQIEQINNANEQQAKSTKEIEMAINTIASSSSEIAGGTENISASIEEQLSTMSDIEKNTKHLSEMSKKLIKMTSGFKL is encoded by the coding sequence ATGAATTTTTTTAGAAACTTAAAAATTGCACAGAAAATTAGTTTTCTTGCTATTAGTTTTCTTGTCTTTTTACTAATAATGGGGGTTGCTTCAGTAAAACAATTGTCATTGGTTAATATTGGGATTAAAGAACTAAGTGAATCAAGAATGGCTCCAATTGTTAAGTTAGAGAACATGAAATCAAATGTTGAATATATTCGAACTAAAAGTAGCTCATTAATGGATGCAAGTGATGAAAATACAAAAAATGCTATAAAAAGTGATGTTGCAAATAAGGTAGCATCAATTGATAAATCATTATCAGAATATAAAAGTGACGCTGATTACAAAACTTTATTAGATAATTATGATAAGTTTATAGCAGCAAAGGATGAATTTATAAAAACTGCTGGTCAACAAGGAGCTATAAGTGGGGCTAATGGTAGTTCAGGACCTAATGATGCTGCTAATTTTGATAAAGCTAAAACTGCATTAACTGCATCCTTTGATGAAATTATAAATAATCATGTTAAATCAGCAAATAATACTTATGATCAAAGTAAAAAGATTTTTGGTCTTACATTAATGATATTAATATCAATTTTAGTAATATGTATGGTTATAACTTTGATCTTATCTGTAATTATAATAAGGGAAACTGTTAATCCAATTAAAAAAGTTACCAAGAAGTTAAAGGAAATTTCTGAAAGCAATGGAGATTTAACTCAAAGAATAGGTTATAACAGTAAAGATGAGATGGGAGATTTAAGTAGAAGTTTTGATATGTTTATGGACAAACTTCATTCAATTATTAAGGAAGTATCAGTTTCAGCTGAAACTGTAACATCTTTAAGTGAAAATTTAAGTGATGCAACAACAGCAACAACACAATCATTAGATAGTATAGCAGGTACTGTTTCAGAAATATCCTCTAGTACATCAGATGGAGCTGCTGTTTCAGAAGAAACTTCAGCAAGTCTTGCAGAAGTAGCTAAATTTTCTGAATCAACTTCTGTAGCAACAAAAAATACTTCCATAAACAGTAAAAAGGCAAAAGAAATAGCAGAAGAAGGAGCAGGAAAAATATCAGAAGTTGTTTCTTCTATAACAGATATAGCTTCTTCATCAAAAGAAGTGTCAATGATAATAAGTGATCTTGACATATCTTCAAAGAGAATAGGAGAAATTATTGAAATAATAACAGGAATTTCAGCTCAAACTAATATGTTAGCTTTAAATGCAGCCATAGAAGCAGCTCGTGCAGGTGAAGCTGGAAAAGGCTTTAGTGTAGTAGCTGATGAAATTAGAAAGCTTGCAGATGAAAGTAATAATGCAGCAGCACAGATATCTGAATTAGTTAAAGAAAATCAGTTGAAATCAGCTTCAGCTGTAAATTCATTTGAGCATGTTGAAGTAAAGGTGTCTCATGGAGTTACTAAAGCATCTGAGGTTGGAGAGAGTATGCAAAGCATAATATATAATATACAAGATATAGTAAATCAAATAGAGCAAATAAACAATGCTAATGAACAGCAAGCAAAGAGTACAAAAGAAATTGAAATGGCTATTAATACTATAGCTAGCAGTTCAAGTGAAATAGCTGGTGGTACTGAAAATATAAGTGCAAGCATAGAAGAACAGCTTAGTACTATGAGTGATATAGAGAAAAATACAAAACATTTATCAGAGATGTCAAAGAAACTAATTAAAATGACATCTGGATTTAAGTTGTAA
- a CDS encoding ABC transporter ATP-binding protein, translated as MNLVIEMKNINKVYKMGSSEYSALSDVNLNIEKGEFVSIVGPSGAGKSTLMNIIGCLDVPTSGEYILDGEDTNCNDNKLSEIRNRKIGFIFQNYNLLPKMNVLGNVELPLIYQGLSNKEMKEKALKSLERVGLISHIKHKPAELSGGQKQRVAIARALATEPELLLADEPTGALDSKTGKEVIEMLKELNKEGNTIVLITHDNEIAHQAKRIITVKDGYIQSDELNCEYSKVI; from the coding sequence ATGAATCTTGTTATAGAGATGAAGAATATTAATAAAGTCTATAAAATGGGTAGCAGCGAATATAGTGCTTTAAGTGATGTTAATTTAAATATAGAAAAAGGTGAATTTGTATCAATAGTGGGGCCTTCTGGAGCAGGTAAATCAACTTTAATGAATATAATAGGTTGTTTGGATGTTCCAACCTCTGGGGAATACATTCTCGATGGAGAAGATACAAATTGTAATGATAATAAGTTATCTGAGATTCGTAACAGAAAAATAGGTTTTATATTTCAAAATTATAATCTTCTTCCTAAAATGAATGTTCTAGGTAATGTGGAATTGCCTTTAATATATCAAGGATTAAGCAATAAAGAAATGAAAGAAAAAGCTTTGAAGTCACTAGAAAGAGTTGGGCTAATATCTCATATTAAACATAAGCCTGCGGAACTTTCAGGAGGACAAAAACAAAGAGTTGCTATTGCAAGAGCTCTTGCTACAGAGCCTGAGTTATTATTGGCAGATGAACCTACAGGAGCATTGGATAGCAAAACGGGGAAAGAAGTTATTGAAATGCTTAAGGAATTAAATAAGGAAGGAAATACAATTGTACTTATAACTCATGATAATGAAATTGCACATCAGGCAAAAAGAATAATAACTGTAAAAGATGGATATATTCAGTCAGATGAATTAAATTGTGAATATAGTAAGGTGATTTAA
- a CDS encoding efflux RND transporter periplasmic adaptor subunit, with protein sequence MKEKILKISAVIVLIIIVGFGGYYAYKKSTSKNVLSSTKYSLSKATKTNLDITVEATGAVTGVNEVNVFSSNTGTVDGMTAKLGAAVNKGDLFCKIDDSTTQQAVDSAQISLQHSYLELQALKNQLDDLVVKAPISGKVRAVYAGAGDEVSSIKFTYGGMAMITVGTDNSYETAVPFPSSGKVAEVCVSAGQSVNKGDILFRLDAKTLNNTIAQKENDIKLAQKNLSDKQANLAKSTITTPISGIVTVLNVKNGEIVTNEKLIATISDTSKMRVTLAVDELDINQVKVGQTATIKLDDIKDKTFKGSVESISQSGTTTNNVTTYSVVVTIDDPENVKIGMNANVSIEVQNKTDALTVPVEAITEKNGKKYVMVSEQTSRSASSNRKASNNLRPGKLVEVKTGLKNKTLIEITSGLKENEIVMTELTQTTNTNSNSKSNKNRINQQGGMPGAGMSGGGGMPRN encoded by the coding sequence ATGAAAGAAAAGATTTTAAAAATATCGGCTGTAATAGTTTTAATAATTATAGTTGGTTTCGGAGGATATTATGCATATAAAAAAAGTACATCTAAAAATGTACTGTCATCTACTAAATATTCTTTATCAAAGGCAACAAAAACTAATCTGGATATTACTGTAGAAGCTACAGGTGCTGTTACAGGAGTAAATGAAGTAAATGTTTTTTCATCTAACACTGGTACAGTAGATGGAATGACAGCAAAATTAGGTGCTGCTGTTAATAAAGGTGATTTATTTTGTAAGATTGATGACAGTACAACTCAACAAGCAGTGGATAGTGCACAAATTTCATTGCAACACAGTTATTTAGAACTGCAAGCATTGAAAAATCAGTTAGATGATCTTGTAGTAAAGGCTCCCATAAGTGGAAAAGTAAGAGCAGTGTATGCAGGAGCTGGAGATGAGGTTAGTTCCATAAAGTTTACTTATGGCGGAATGGCTATGATAACTGTAGGAACTGATAATTCGTATGAAACAGCTGTTCCATTTCCTTCTAGTGGAAAAGTAGCAGAAGTTTGTGTATCGGCTGGTCAAAGCGTTAATAAAGGAGATATATTATTTAGACTTGATGCTAAAACTTTAAACAACACTATTGCTCAAAAAGAAAATGATATCAAGCTGGCACAAAAAAATTTAAGTGACAAGCAAGCTAATTTAGCTAAATCTACAATAACTACTCCTATAAGTGGAATAGTAACAGTATTAAATGTTAAAAATGGTGAAATAGTAACAAATGAAAAGCTTATTGCTACTATATCAGATACATCTAAAATGAGAGTGACACTAGCTGTAGATGAATTGGATATTAACCAAGTAAAGGTAGGACAAACAGCTACAATAAAATTGGATGATATTAAAGATAAAACTTTTAAGGGCAGTGTTGAATCTATATCACAAAGTGGGACAACTACCAATAATGTAACAACTTATAGTGTAGTTGTGACTATAGATGACCCAGAGAATGTGAAAATAGGAATGAATGCAAATGTTAGTATTGAAGTACAAAATAAAACAGATGCATTAACAGTTCCAGTGGAAGCTATTACAGAAAAGAATGGAAAGAAATATGTTATGGTTTCTGAACAAACAAGTAGATCAGCTTCATCTAATAGAAAAGCTTCTAATAATTTAAGGCCGGGAAAGCTTGTAGAAGTAAAAACAGGACTTAAAAATAAAACTTTAATTGAAATAACCAGTGGACTTAAAGAGAATGAAATTGTTATGACAGAACTTACACAAACTACTAATACAAATAGCAATAGCAAGTCAAATAAGAATAGAATCAATCAACAAGGCGGAATGCCAGGTGCAGGAATGTCTGGTGGAGGAGGAATGCCACGAAATTAA
- a CDS encoding response regulator transcription factor: MNKKLIYIGDDEVNICNIIKSFLIKEGFEVEAFNDGLSIVEAFNTKEPDMIILDIMMPEMDGFSLCSLIRQKSCIPIIIVSAKDTEPDKIAGLTLGCDDYLTKPFSPMELIARIKSIFRRIELDKKQHIEDNKIINIGDISVNINIKEIHFHGKNVGLTGMEFSFIYYLITNKNRAVSRSELLDKVWGFQNDVETRATDDMVKRIRKKLLNAGSCLKIDTVWGFGFKIQFKE; encoded by the coding sequence TTGAATAAAAAACTAATATATATTGGCGATGATGAAGTTAACATTTGCAACATAATAAAGTCTTTTCTTATCAAAGAAGGTTTCGAAGTAGAAGCATTTAATGATGGCCTTTCTATTGTTGAAGCTTTCAATACTAAAGAACCAGATATGATCATACTAGATATTATGATGCCTGAAATGGACGGATTTTCGCTTTGTTCATTAATCCGCCAAAAAAGCTGCATTCCAATAATAATAGTATCTGCTAAAGATACAGAACCTGATAAAATAGCAGGCCTGACTTTAGGCTGTGACGATTATCTTACTAAACCTTTTAGCCCTATGGAACTCATAGCTAGAATTAAAAGTATTTTTCGTAGAATTGAATTAGATAAAAAGCAACATATTGAAGATAACAAAATTATTAATATTGGAGATATTTCTGTAAATATTAATATAAAAGAAATACATTTTCATGGAAAGAATGTAGGCCTTACAGGTATGGAATTTTCATTCATTTATTACCTTATAACAAACAAAAATAGAGCAGTAAGCCGAAGTGAACTATTAGATAAAGTTTGGGGATTCCAAAATGATGTAGAAACTAGGGCTACTGATGATATGGTAAAAAGAATTAGAAAAAAACTGCTAAATGCTGGTTCTTGTTTAAAAATTGATACCGTATGGGGTTTTGGCTTTAAAATACAATTTAAGGAATGA
- a CDS encoding HAMP domain-containing sensor histidine kinase encodes MKKTTIKWKIFKYNIIIIIMLITLTTIIFNIAIRLYFEKDLFIQLNKIASNTERIALKHGPDFFVKSEKVPPPPPSPQNSSSLIHFYFMLDRSLKDSLTVLNANYILLDKSKNILTPFPRESSVNSADILKQINETASKSKKLSSKNYLNFYSSGTEYIALVKPVSEKNSFGLGWIIIYSSIEKVKQLQIGINIILSIILIFSSLIILIFSSILSKKISSPFSTLSQHIRSIAERNFDEKINMSVDDELREFVNNINIMSEKLEIYDKAQKTFFQNASHEFRTPLMSIQSYAEGIKYKVVETDEAADIIIDETKRLTRLVEDLLYLSRLNTIDDNYHYNNLDFNDLIKSCVRRMNTITVNNNIKIILNNIDKKIEISADEEKLSRAIANILSNCIRYASSAVILTIKVIDSKILLTISDDGVGFQKNDLPNIFERFYKGKKGNFGLGLPISKNIIEKHNGKIIAKNSDSGALFIIELPLIKIT; translated from the coding sequence ATGAAAAAAACTACAATTAAATGGAAAATTTTTAAATATAATATTATTATAATTATTATGTTAATTACACTAACTACAATAATATTTAATATTGCTATTCGCCTATATTTTGAAAAAGATTTATTTATACAATTAAATAAAATTGCATCAAATACTGAACGCATAGCCCTAAAACATGGTCCAGACTTTTTTGTAAAATCGGAAAAAGTTCCACCACCACCTCCTTCACCTCAAAACAGTAGTAGCCTTATACATTTTTACTTTATGCTAGATCGTTCATTAAAAGATTCTCTTACTGTTTTAAATGCAAATTATATTTTACTTGATAAATCTAAAAATATATTAACTCCTTTTCCAAGAGAATCATCTGTAAATTCAGCTGATATATTAAAACAAATAAATGAGACTGCAAGTAAATCAAAAAAACTTAGTTCTAAAAATTATTTGAACTTTTATTCATCTGGTACTGAATATATAGCACTAGTTAAACCTGTATCTGAAAAAAATTCCTTTGGATTAGGATGGATAATCATATATTCAAGCATTGAAAAAGTAAAACAATTACAAATTGGAATAAATATTATTCTTTCAATTATTTTAATTTTTTCATCATTAATTATTTTAATTTTTTCATCTATTTTATCAAAAAAAATATCCTCTCCATTTTCTACATTAAGCCAGCATATAAGATCCATAGCTGAAAGAAATTTTGATGAAAAAATCAATATGTCTGTGGATGATGAATTACGGGAATTTGTAAACAACATCAACATTATGTCTGAAAAACTAGAAATATATGATAAAGCACAAAAAACCTTTTTTCAAAATGCCTCTCATGAATTTAGAACTCCACTTATGTCAATACAAAGTTATGCTGAAGGCATAAAATATAAAGTAGTTGAAACTGATGAAGCTGCTGATATTATAATTGATGAAACAAAACGATTAACTCGCTTAGTTGAAGATTTGCTTTACTTATCCAGACTTAATACAATAGATGATAATTATCACTATAATAATTTAGATTTTAACGATTTAATAAAAAGTTGTGTTCGTCGCATGAATACTATTACTGTAAATAATAATATAAAAATTATTCTAAACAACATAGATAAAAAGATTGAAATAAGTGCAGATGAAGAAAAGCTTTCTCGAGCAATTGCTAATATATTAAGCAATTGTATAAGATATGCATCCAGTGCTGTTATATTAACAATTAAAGTTATAGATAGTAAAATACTCTTAACTATATCTGATGATGGAGTAGGTTTTCAAAAAAATGATCTTCCTAATATATTCGAAAGATTTTATAAAGGTAAAAAAGGTAATTTTGGCTTAGGATTGCCTATCAGCAAAAATATTATTGAAAAACATAATGGAAAAATCATCGCTAAAAATTCTGATTCAGGAGCACTATTTATAATTGAATTGCCATTAATCAAAATCACCTAG
- the gcvT gene encoding glycine cleavage system aminomethyltransferase GcvT, with protein MEALKKTPLYNVYEEYGGKIGKIAGWALPMQFEGVVEEYKAVRKKAGLFDISHVGKIQIKGKDAFHFIQNLVTNDIENLEENRAMYTLMCYPYGAVIEIVLLYKLSDSNYLITVNSGNVKRIFKWLINKKNKHDVSIINISNEICQLALQGPKSETILQKLTDIDLKEIKYLSFRRDVSICGTKCLLSRTGYTGEDGFEIYIFPEDLKLLWNSILKVGREEGIKPAGLSVRDALRLDSNLPPFGDELLEDITPFEAGLKTYVNLRKSDFIGKNALKKESEKGIKRKIVKFETGDKCSSEISGSNVIFDGEKVGIVATERFSPKKKKNLGLALVDLKYSKLGTTIFIKNMNDLVKAKVIR; from the coding sequence ATGGAAGCGTTGAAGAAAACTCCACTATATAATGTTTATGAAGAATATGGTGGAAAAATAGGCAAAATTGCAGGCTGGGCTTTACCTATGCAATTTGAAGGAGTAGTGGAAGAATATAAGGCCGTAAGAAAAAAAGCAGGATTATTTGATATTTCACATGTAGGAAAAATTCAAATAAAAGGTAAGGATGCCTTTCATTTTATTCAAAATTTAGTAACTAATGATATTGAAAATTTAGAAGAAAATAGAGCTATGTATACTCTTATGTGTTACCCTTATGGTGCGGTTATTGAGATAGTATTGTTATATAAATTAAGCGATAGCAATTATCTAATTACTGTTAATTCGGGAAATGTAAAAAGAATTTTTAAATGGCTTATAAATAAAAAGAATAAACATGATGTAAGTATTATTAATATTTCAAATGAAATCTGTCAGCTTGCATTGCAGGGACCTAAATCAGAGACTATACTGCAAAAATTAACTGATATAGATCTTAAAGAAATTAAATATTTGAGCTTTAGAAGAGATGTAAGCATCTGTGGGACAAAGTGTCTTCTCTCTAGAACTGGTTACACAGGAGAAGATGGATTTGAGATTTATATATTCCCGGAAGACTTAAAATTACTTTGGAATAGTATATTAAAGGTAGGAAGAGAAGAAGGCATAAAACCTGCAGGATTAAGTGTGAGAGATGCATTAAGGTTAGATTCTAATTTACCTCCTTTTGGAGATGAACTCTTGGAAGATATAACTCCATTTGAAGCGGGGTTAAAAACTTATGTTAATTTAAGAAAGAGTGATTTTATTGGTAAGAATGCATTGAAAAAAGAAAGTGAAAAAGGAATTAAAAGAAAGATTGTAAAATTTGAGACAGGAGATAAATGCAGCAGTGAAATTTCTGGTTCTAATGTTATTTTTGATGGAGAAAAAGTAGGTATAGTTGCTACAGAACGTTTTTCACCTAAGAAGAAAAAAAATTTGGGTTTAGCTTTAGTGGATCTAAAATATTCCAAATTAGGAACTACAATATTTATTAAGAATATGAATGATTTAGTTAAAGCTAAAGTAATAAGATGA
- a CDS encoding serine/threonine protein kinase, producing the protein MSCIDVSKYKYLGHGKNGKVYLMPDGKVIKICKREDRCLEEYKVLKIAEGSSYFPRVYERKGKNMIREYVDGYDLNTYIKKYGLSKNLILNLIGMVEEFKKLGFKRLDMRGVHIYVTKDEKVKVIDPSMQLIKTVKYPELMIRDLKNLGVIDKFYNVLKNERPDLYKKWNK; encoded by the coding sequence ATGAGTTGTATTGATGTGAGTAAATATAAATATTTAGGACATGGGAAGAATGGAAAAGTGTATTTAATGCCTGATGGAAAAGTAATAAAAATATGCAAAAGAGAAGATAGATGTTTGGAAGAGTATAAAGTTTTAAAAATAGCTGAAGGAAGTAGTTATTTTCCAAGAGTATATGAAAGAAAAGGAAAAAATATGATAAGAGAATATGTAGATGGATATGATTTAAATACTTATATAAAAAAGTATGGATTAAGCAAGAATTTAATATTGAATTTAATAGGAATGGTTGAAGAGTTTAAAAAGCTTGGATTTAAAAGATTAGATATGAGAGGAGTCCATATATATGTAACTAAAGATGAAAAAGTAAAGGTTATAGATCCTTCTATGCAACTTATAAAGACAGTAAAATATCCTGAACTTATGATAAGAGATTTAAAAAATTTAGGTGTGATAGATAAATTTTATAATGTTTTAAAAAATGAAAGACCTGATTTGTATAAAAAATGGAATAAGTAG
- a CDS encoding ABC transporter permease gives MKFSKLIKMAFSSVLANKMRSFLTMLGIIIGITSVIALVGMGQGTKQDVASKISSLGTNLITVNIMGRRSITVTNSELSDLKKKPGIKDIAPSASQQNATVKSQSSSKSTTASIEGCVPSSATIRKLGVTSGRFITQDDVDSRYRVAVIGTNAADTLFGSTDVVGEEININGSIFSIVGVLATQGGSGQDSPDDKIIVPLSVVQRLFKISEIKTFYVEAESQDSISEAKGYLQLFLNNKFSSDSSQNTNYRIMDQSSLLETATSTSDSMTTMLSGVAAISLLVGGIGIMNIMLVSVVERTKEIGIRKAIGAKRKTILMQFLLESAGISTFGGILGVLGGYVAAYVMKTFFHTSVVISNNVVIEAFLFSIFVGIVFGVYPANKASKLSPIEALRFE, from the coding sequence ATGAAATTTAGTAAACTTATAAAAATGGCATTTTCATCGGTTTTAGCCAATAAGATGAGGTCTTTCCTTACTATGCTTGGCATAATAATAGGAATTACTTCTGTCATAGCTTTAGTAGGTATGGGGCAGGGAACTAAACAAGACGTAGCTTCTAAAATTTCAAGTTTAGGAACTAATCTTATAACAGTAAATATTATGGGAAGAAGAAGTATAACAGTAACAAATAGTGAGTTAAGTGATCTTAAAAAGAAACCAGGAATAAAGGATATAGCACCTTCAGCGTCACAGCAAAATGCCACAGTAAAATCACAATCAAGTTCAAAGAGTACTACAGCTTCTATTGAAGGATGTGTACCAAGTTCGGCAACTATAAGAAAATTAGGCGTAACTAGTGGTAGATTTATTACTCAAGATGACGTAGATAGCAGGTATAGAGTTGCAGTAATTGGTACAAATGCTGCAGATACTTTGTTTGGAAGTACGGATGTTGTTGGAGAAGAAATTAATATAAACGGAAGTATATTTTCCATAGTAGGCGTTCTTGCTACTCAAGGTGGTAGTGGACAAGATTCTCCAGATGATAAAATAATAGTACCTTTAAGTGTTGTTCAAAGGCTATTTAAGATTTCAGAGATAAAAACTTTTTATGTGGAAGCAGAAAGTCAGGATTCAATATCAGAAGCAAAAGGATATCTCCAGTTATTTTTAAACAATAAATTTAGCAGTGATTCCTCACAAAATACTAACTATAGAATAATGGATCAGTCTAGTTTGTTGGAAACAGCTACTTCAACAAGTGATAGTATGACTACTATGCTTTCAGGAGTAGCAGCTATATCTCTGCTTGTTGGTGGAATAGGAATTATGAACATTATGCTTGTTTCAGTAGTTGAAAGAACAAAAGAAATAGGAATAAGAAAAGCCATTGGAGCCAAGAGAAAAACTATTCTGATGCAATTCTTATTAGAATCTGCAGGTATAAGTACTTTTGGAGGAATCTTAGGGGTTTTAGGTGGATATGTAGCAGCTTATGTAATGAAAACTTTTTTTCACACATCTGTTGTAATATCTAATAATGTGGTAATAGAAGCATTTCTATTTTCTATTTTTGTAGGTATAGTTTTTGGAGTATACCCTGCTAATAAGGCTTCTAAGTTAAGTCCTATTGAAGCATTGAGATTCGAATAA